In Candidatus Tectomicrobia bacterium, the genomic stretch GCCCGCGAACCGCGGATATGTCTCCGGCACGACGGGGCGGGGCCCTTCCATGATGAGGTTCAGCCCGAGCGCCGTCGCGGCGTCCGCCAGCGTGGCCGTGGCGACGCCCGAAAAGAAATCCGCATCCACGCTCATCGGAGCCTCCTCCCGCCTTGGCGCACCCCGCCCCTGGATGCCGCCCCCGTTTGTCCTTCCTGCACGGCGATCAGTAGGTCAATCCGCCGAATCCCTCGAAGAAGCGCGCGAGGAACTTCTCCGATCGCAGCAGGCCCTCCACCTGGCAGTACTCATTCGCCGCGTGCTTGCGCATGGCATTGCAGGGAAGCCCCCCGATCCAGGGGATGCCCAATTCTTCGGTCCAGAGCGCAACCGGCATCCCCGCGGGATGGACGGGCCAGACCTCGGGGTCCGCCCCCATCTCCTTGTGGGCCCGAAGGAAGCACGCGATGAGAGGGTGTTCCGGCGAGGTGGCGCCGCCGGCATAGTGGTTGTTCACGACGAACTCGATGTCCCCGAAACCGCCCTCCTCGAGAATCCGGCGCACGTTCTCGATGCGCTCGTCCGGGTCCTCGCCCGGCAGAAAGCGCATGTTCACCACCGCCTGGGCCTCGGAGGGGATGCTCACCTTGACGGATTTCCCCTCCCCGATGAACCCCGCCTGGAGGCCGATCAGGGTGAACTCGGGGCGGAAGAGGTGCGCGCGCACCGCCGCATGGAAGTCGTCCTGACGAAACCGCTTCACCCCCAGGCTCCGCCTCAGCCGTTCGGGATCCATGCGCTCGGAGAGCCGGCGGCAGAGCCTCTCTTGGACCGGGCTCGGCATCCAGCCCTCTCCGCGCTCGTAGATCTCCTCGAGGCGCTTTTCAAGATAGGCGACCGCCTCGACCAAGCGGTCGGCGGGGTTTCCGATCCAGTTGCTGTTCAGGGCGTGGATCTCGTTGCCGATGGGGCCGCCCCACTCGCCCGGCCGGCAGAAGAGCCTTCCCATGAGGTTGCCCTTCAGGCCGAGAGGGACGATGGGGGTGCCGTCGGTCTGGGCCATCGGGCAGAGCCAGTAGGCGGCGTTCGCCCGTTTCATCTTTTCCTTGTAGCGCGGAAAGAAGTCCTTGAGCCCGCCGCTTCCCAGCTCCGAGGCCTCGTGGACGAACATGAGATTGAGCGGGAGCTTTTGGCCCGCGGCGCGGGCGGCGTACACGGTGTTCATGACGCCGGCGATGCCCGTCTTCATGTCCTCTGCGCCCCGGCCGACGATGCAGCGGCCCAGGCCGTCGAGCTGGTGTATCCGCGGCTCGAAGGGCGGGTTCAGCCAGCCCGGCTCCTCCGCCGGGGTCACGTCGTAGAGGCCGTGGCAGAGCAGCGTCCGCGGCGCGCCTTCGTCAATCAGGCCGAAGACGACGGGGAACTCGGCGGTCTCGACCACCTCGGCCGTCCCCCCCACCTCGCGGATTTCCCCGGCGAGCATCTCCGCCATCTCGCGGTTGCCCCAGTCCAGGGCCGACACGCTCGGCTGCCGGATGTAGTCCAGAAGGCGGCGGACGTGGCTGTCTTCGAAATCCCTTTCGATTTGAGCGACTACGCGATCGACTTTCATCCGCTCCTCCCTCAAGGGATCATCAAGCCGAGCAGCGGGCCGTGCTGCTGGGCGCCGTAGACATCGCGGTCGCCCGGCGCGCCCGAGGTGGGCCCGGTTCGCGGTATGG encodes the following:
- a CDS encoding M20/M25/M40 family metallo-hydrolase; the protein is MKVDRVVAQIERDFEDSHVRRLLDYIRQPSVSALDWGNREMAEMLAGEIREVGGTAEVVETAEFPVVFGLIDEGAPRTLLCHGLYDVTPAEEPGWLNPPFEPRIHQLDGLGRCIVGRGAEDMKTGIAGVMNTVYAARAAGQKLPLNLMFVHEASELGSGGLKDFFPRYKEKMKRANAAYWLCPMAQTDGTPIVPLGLKGNLMGRLFCRPGEWGGPIGNEIHALNSNWIGNPADRLVEAVAYLEKRLEEIYERGEGWMPSPVQERLCRRLSERMDPERLRRSLGVKRFRQDDFHAAVRAHLFRPEFTLIGLQAGFIGEGKSVKVSIPSEAQAVVNMRFLPGEDPDERIENVRRILEEGGFGDIEFVVNNHYAGGATSPEHPLIACFLRAHKEMGADPEVWPVHPAGMPVALWTEELGIPWIGGLPCNAMRKHAANEYCQVEGLLRSEKFLARFFEGFGGLTY